One segment of Eretmochelys imbricata isolate rEreImb1 chromosome 5, rEreImb1.hap1, whole genome shotgun sequence DNA contains the following:
- the MRPL50 gene encoding large ribosomal subunit protein mL50 has translation MATACGLVRPWKRLRLGVLPRRALWGGLRKKVKEPEEVETAVLVKEPPILACPPPRSRKYLPPEDLQSRLESHVREIFGPSLSEDWQKASLKESKLKYHLLAQLAAELGHAVPNSQLHQMCTAGDVLAFYSTQVKDASKFDELCTAELPSNLKIMWEY, from the exons ATGGCTACCGCCTGTGGGCTCGTGCGCCCCTGGAAGCGGCTGCGTCTGGGGGTCCTGCCGCGCAGGGCATTGTGGGGAGGCCTGAG GAAGAAGGTGAAAGAACCAGAGGAGGTTGAAACAGCTGTTCTAGTGAAAGAACCACCCATCCTGGCGTGTCCCCCACCACGCAGTAGGAAGTACCTTCCCCCAGAGGATCTCCAGAGTCGTCTTGAGTCTCATGTCAGGGAAATTTTTGGACCCTCACTCTCTGAGGACTGGCAAAAGGCTTCACTAAAAGAAAGCAAGTTAAAGTATCACCTGCTGGCACAACTGGCTGCAGAACTAGGCCATGCGGTCCCCAATTCACAACTCCACCAGATGTGCACTGCTGGGGATGTCTTAGCTTTCTACAGCACACAGGTCAAAGATGCCTCAAAATTTGATGAGCTATGCACTGCAGAGCTGCCCTCAAACCTAAAGATTATGTGGGAATACTGA